A genomic window from Chlorobium phaeobacteroides DSM 266 includes:
- the dnaN gene encoding DNA polymerase III subunit beta: protein MKFTAPIRLLQDAVNRVSQAIPSKAIDPRFENIHLAIEPGKLTLFASDGEMSITAKSEISSEDTGNISIKARTLQDFLRSMYDTEVTFSIERQEISDHGTVSISTDKGKYKIPCFFESKMEIYEKNYVINLDLPSVELQYLIQKTIFACSVDGMRPAMMGVLFELESSSITAVSTDGHRLVRCRKSTVIEVEDKQKIVVSARVLSILQKLPLHETVIIQIDQDKRFVRFTQNNVVIDASLIVEPYPNYEAVIPVIHDKQVSCDRSNIYDSVKRVGRFSSVGDIKMVLADSIIKVMAENTNEGESAQEELPCSYTGEDITIGFNAKFIEAALAHIDEKEIIIELKSPTTAVIFKPVQEKETGSLIILVMPVRINA, encoded by the coding sequence ATGAAATTCACCGCTCCAATTCGTCTCTTGCAGGATGCCGTTAACCGGGTAAGTCAGGCAATTCCGTCAAAAGCAATCGATCCGCGTTTTGAAAATATCCATCTTGCTATTGAACCGGGAAAATTGACCCTTTTTGCCTCAGACGGCGAGATGTCGATTACTGCAAAAAGTGAAATCAGTTCTGAAGACACAGGAAATATCAGTATCAAAGCAAGAACCCTTCAGGATTTTCTTCGAAGCATGTATGATACCGAGGTCACCTTCTCTATTGAACGACAGGAGATCAGTGATCATGGGACAGTATCCATTTCAACCGATAAAGGCAAGTACAAGATCCCCTGTTTTTTTGAGAGCAAAATGGAGATCTATGAAAAAAATTATGTGATCAACCTGGATCTCCCCTCAGTAGAATTACAGTATCTTATTCAGAAAACAATTTTCGCCTGCAGCGTCGATGGTATGAGGCCGGCAATGATGGGTGTTCTTTTTGAACTGGAAAGCTCATCGATTACCGCTGTTTCAACTGACGGTCACAGACTTGTTCGTTGTAGAAAAAGTACGGTGATAGAAGTAGAAGACAAGCAGAAAATTGTCGTTTCTGCGCGCGTTCTCTCTATTTTACAGAAGCTGCCTCTTCATGAAACCGTTATAATTCAGATTGATCAGGATAAACGATTCGTTCGTTTCACACAAAATAATGTCGTTATCGATGCTTCGCTGATCGTCGAACCATACCCTAATTACGAGGCAGTGATCCCTGTGATCCACGATAAGCAGGTAAGTTGTGATCGATCCAATATCTACGATTCAGTAAAAAGAGTCGGAAGATTTTCAAGCGTTGGCGATATCAAGATGGTTTTAGCCGATTCGATTATAAAGGTAATGGCTGAAAATACCAACGAAGGAGAATCTGCCCAGGAGGAGTTGCCGTGTTCCTATACCGGCGAAGATATTACAATAGGTTTCAATGCGAAATTTATCGAGGCCGCTTTAGCGCATATTGACGAAAAAGAGATTATCATTGAATTAAAAAGCCCTACGACAGCAGTAATATTTAAACCTGTCCAGGAAAAAGAAACCGGCAGTCTTATTATTCTTGTTATGCCTGTACGGATTAACGCATAA
- a CDS encoding ISL3 family transposase, protein MPSLTSHYHQLLGLPPNWNVENVTLSITGKQIEIRLVYTDKQAECPECGQLCKIYDHTSEQQWRHLDTMQFETIIVARLPRCKCKEHGVKTVRVPWAARHSRFTLMFESFAIELLMHCSSIKAASSMLNLNWHAVDEIMRRAVKRGLNRRESEAIAYLGIDEKSFKAGQHYVTTLNDLDKGRVLEVVEHRTNEAAKALLESLNKKQQEQVKAVSADMWKPYANAVEELLPNADLVHDRFHISKYLSEAVDAVRRKESRELDQAGDKRLVGSKYVWLRNPENMREQQKVELSNLMACEFKTSQAWALKNMFRYFWQLGDTDGASFFFEYWSRRVDEVGLTPLIDVKELLQRHFDHILTYFKHAITNAVSEGLNSKIQIVKASARGFHRFESYRNRILFYCGKLNMAISS, encoded by the coding sequence TTGCCAAGTCTTACGAGCCACTACCACCAATTGTTGGGTCTTCCTCCAAACTGGAATGTTGAGAACGTTACCTTATCGATCACGGGCAAGCAGATCGAGATCCGACTGGTTTATACCGACAAACAAGCTGAGTGTCCGGAATGCGGTCAATTATGCAAAATCTATGATCATACCAGTGAGCAACAGTGGCGTCATCTGGATACAATGCAGTTTGAGACGATCATTGTGGCTCGTTTACCCCGATGCAAATGCAAAGAACATGGGGTTAAAACCGTCAGGGTACCTTGGGCTGCAAGGCATTCGCGTTTCACCTTGATGTTCGAAAGCTTTGCCATTGAACTGTTGATGCACTGCTCCAGCATCAAGGCGGCGTCAAGTATGCTGAATTTAAACTGGCATGCCGTTGATGAAATCATGCGTCGAGCCGTCAAGCGTGGTCTGAATCGTCGGGAATCCGAAGCTATCGCATATCTGGGTATCGATGAAAAAAGCTTTAAGGCTGGTCAGCATTATGTGACGACCCTGAATGATCTGGATAAAGGCCGTGTACTTGAAGTGGTTGAACATCGAACCAACGAGGCAGCCAAAGCGTTGCTTGAATCACTGAACAAGAAGCAGCAAGAACAGGTTAAAGCGGTATCGGCTGACATGTGGAAGCCCTATGCCAATGCCGTTGAAGAGCTGTTACCAAATGCTGATCTGGTGCATGATCGTTTTCATATCAGCAAGTATCTCAGTGAAGCTGTAGATGCGGTGCGCCGCAAGGAATCCCGTGAATTGGATCAAGCCGGTGATAAGCGACTGGTTGGCTCGAAATATGTCTGGCTGCGCAATCCGGAAAACATGCGCGAACAACAAAAGGTCGAATTGAGCAACCTGATGGCCTGTGAATTCAAAACCAGTCAGGCATGGGCATTGAAAAACATGTTTCGGTACTTCTGGCAGCTTGGCGACACCGATGGTGCAAGTTTCTTTTTTGAATACTGGTCGAGGCGGGTCGATGAGGTAGGCCTAACTCCGTTGATCGATGTCAAAGAACTGCTTCAGAGGCATTTCGACCATATTCTGACATATTTTAAACACGCCATTACCAATGCAGTTTCCGAAGGATTAAACAGCAAAATTCAGATTGTCAAAGCTTCAGCACGGGGATTTCACCGATTCGAGAGTTATCGAAACCGGATTTTGTTTTATTGCGGTAAACTCAATATGGCGATCAGTTCATGA
- a CDS encoding transposase: MAPSNYELWVFFTLTLGDSYFPKLAYSCFPITISPQDGVIDWMLGGKMDTVSMGAFLRQVSHKHPEEFVMMVVDGAPSHRAEHLRVPKNMVLVKLPPYSPELNPVEHLWDELREKEFANRVFETLGAVIVGSSQNFVESPTAITS, from the coding sequence TAACCCTGGGTGATTCTTATTTTCCGAAATTGGCTTATTCTTGTTTTCCGATCACAATATCTCCACAAGATGGTGTAATTGACTGGATGTTAGGCGGCAAAATGGACACGGTGAGTATGGGCGCATTTCTCAGGCAGGTCTCTCATAAACATCCGGAAGAGTTTGTCATGATGGTTGTGGATGGAGCGCCTTCTCACCGTGCAGAGCATTTAAGGGTGCCAAAGAACATGGTGCTTGTAAAGCTTCCTCCGTATTCACCGGAATTAAATCCTGTTGAGCATCTTTGGGATGAATTGCGAGAGAAAGAATTTGCTAATCGCGTATTTGAGACTCTTGGAGCTGTTATCGTAGGTTCTTCGCAGAATTTCGTGGAAAGCCCAACTGCCATTACGTCATGA
- a CDS encoding DUF721 domain-containing protein, producing MSRTKSPRILSSVVQDVCRTLGMNKAIDDFRTVQIWKEVVGTTIAEITLVERYTDGKLFVRVKSAPWRMELNYRKTEIKNKLNVAIGKEIIEEIIFR from the coding sequence ATGTCAAGAACAAAGAGTCCGAGGATACTCTCATCCGTTGTTCAGGATGTCTGTAGAACTCTTGGTATGAACAAGGCTATTGATGATTTCAGGACGGTGCAGATCTGGAAAGAGGTTGTTGGTACGACAATAGCGGAGATTACTCTTGTCGAACGCTATACTGACGGAAAACTCTTTGTTCGTGTAAAAAGTGCACCATGGAGAATGGAACTCAATTACAGAAAAACAGAGATAAAAAATAAATTAAACGTTGCTATAGGAAAAGAGATTATCGAGGAGATCATTTTCAGGTAG
- the recF gene encoding DNA replication/repair protein RecF (All proteins in this family for which functions are known are DNA-binding proteins that assist the filamentation of RecA onto DNA for the initiation of recombination or recombinational repair.), whose protein sequence is MRLTRITYNNFRNYRKMTFEPNAGITLLYGSNGSGKTNILEGIHYCALTKGFTSIADSDCIFDSSDYYALQSTCLGENGSDIEVRISFSREKGKTLFVNNNEIKKFSNHVGTIPCITFSPPEISIVSGSPSERRKFIDNIICQSDKKYLKDLLTYRRVLLQRNALLAQISEKKSSINMLPYWSENLSVLAASIVFKRLEFLDKFIDNFRDLFKKLSINEEPGIVYRSVLGRYDNIRNIDELAALYYRKYDDNLRYELLRSQTSCGPHRDDLEFYINDKEIKKYASQGQLRTFLIGLKLAVYDYLFDTTHEKPICLLDDIFSELDTQRTENILSILQTLGQSIITSTVRRDSDIISSVSVHDLIND, encoded by the coding sequence TTGAGGCTTACACGAATAACCTACAATAACTTCAGGAATTACAGAAAAATGACCTTTGAACCGAATGCAGGGATAACCCTTCTTTATGGTTCAAATGGATCCGGAAAAACAAATATTCTTGAGGGCATTCATTATTGTGCTCTTACAAAAGGTTTTACGAGTATTGCCGATAGTGACTGTATTTTTGATTCCAGTGATTATTATGCCCTGCAAAGTACTTGTTTGGGTGAAAATGGCAGTGATATTGAAGTCAGAATATCGTTCTCAAGAGAGAAAGGCAAAACTCTTTTTGTTAATAATAACGAGATTAAAAAATTTTCCAATCATGTTGGTACCATTCCCTGTATAACATTTTCTCCCCCTGAAATATCAATTGTCAGCGGATCTCCATCAGAAAGAAGAAAATTCATAGACAATATTATTTGTCAATCTGATAAAAAATATTTAAAGGATCTCTTGACATATCGACGGGTTCTTCTTCAGAGAAATGCTCTTCTTGCACAAATCAGTGAAAAAAAATCTTCTATAAATATGCTTCCGTATTGGTCGGAAAATCTTTCGGTTCTGGCAGCTTCAATTGTTTTTAAACGCTTGGAATTTTTAGATAAATTCATTGATAACTTCAGAGATCTTTTTAAAAAACTTTCTATTAACGAAGAACCTGGAATAGTTTATCGTTCAGTATTGGGCAGATATGATAACATCAGGAATATCGATGAACTTGCAGCTCTATATTATAGAAAATATGATGATAATCTTCGATATGAGTTATTGAGATCTCAAACATCCTGCGGACCTCACAGGGATGATCTTGAATTTTATATAAACGATAAAGAGATAAAAAAATACGCATCGCAGGGTCAGTTAAGGACTTTTCTAATCGGTCTCAAACTTGCTGTTTACGATTATCTTTTCGATACGACGCATGAAAAGCCTATATGTCTTCTTGACGACATTTTCAGTGAACTTGATACGCAAAGAACGGAAAATATTCTCTCTATACTTCAAACACTCGGCCAGTCGATCATTACCTCTACGGTCAGAAGAGATTCGGATATTATTTCAAGCGTTTCTGTACACGATTTAATCAACGATTAA